The sequence GCGAGAGATTCCCCCTGCGCGCTCGTCCCGCCCCTTTCTTCTTTATGCTTTGGTCTTAAAAAGATTTTTTATGGTTTCCAGCAAATCCGCAGGAAGAACAATGATTCGGCTGCCTTCGGATTGACCAAGTTTAGCCAGACTCTTGATATACTCAATTCCCAGAAGGTAGGTAACCGGGTCGCCGCCGGTTTGCCGTAAGGTCTGGCTTACCGATTCAATGGCCCGGCTTTCTGCGAGGGCAAGCCGTTCCCGGGCCTCCGCATCCAGTTCGGCGGCGACCTTACGGGCCTCCGCTTCCAGGATCTGGGCGCGCTTAAAGCCTTCGGCCTTCTTTTCCTGGGCTTCTCGCTGGGCCTCCGCCTCGAGTACGGTGGCTCGTCGTTCCCGTTCTGCCTTCATCTGCATGGCCATGGCTTTTTGCAGATCCTCTGGGGGTTGAATATCTTTGATTTCGACCCGGGTAATCTTGGTTCCCCAGGGATCGGTGGCATTATCCAGAATTTCCAGGAGTTCTGCGTTGATCTTATCCCGGGAGGAAAGGGAATTATCCAGGGTAAGCTTTCCCATAATAGAACGGAGACTTGTGAGGGCGAGGTTTTCTATGGCGATTTTTAAATTCTGGATCCCGTAATAGGCCTTAAAGGGGTCGGTAATTTTAAAAAACACCACCCCATCGACTTTTACGGTGGCATTATCTTCGGTGATGATTCCCTGCGGGGGTAGATCCAGGACCTGCTCCCGGATATCTATCTTAGCCGCGATCCGGGCAAAGATAGGGTTAATCAGGTTTAACCCCGGCTTGAGGGTTTGCTCATATTTCCCAAATCGTTCTA comes from Treponema sp. J25 and encodes:
- a CDS encoding stomatin-like protein → MLYIIGAVALLVIIIIIKGIHLVPQKENWLVERFGKYEQTLKPGLNLINPIFARIAAKIDIREQVLDLPPQGIITEDNATVKVDGVVFFKITDPFKAYYGIQNLKIAIENLALTSLRSIMGKLTLDNSLSSRDKINAELLEILDNATDPWGTKITRVEIKDIQPPEDLQKAMAMQMKAERERRATVLEAEAQREAQEKKAEGFKRAQILEAEARKVAAELDAEARERLALAESRAIESVSQTLRQTGGDPVTYLLGIEYIKSLAKLGQSEGSRIIVLPADLLETIKNLFKTKA